ATTTATAACGTCCGTGGCTATCTGGTCGATACGATCGAGCATAATAGTACGGCCGATAACGGCATGGAACCCTGGGACATTTTATCGAAAGACGGCAATGAAATCGCTTACGGGATATATATTTTTCATGTAGATGCCCCAGGCGTTGGCACAAAAATCGGGAAGTTTGCACTGATAAAATGATAAATATCATTCTAAATAAAAACCATTTTTGCTTTTCAGTAAGCCTGCTGATCGTTTTGACGATTTTTACCGGTTGCTCCCACAAGGCCGAAAATTTACCGGTCGCAAAGGTCGCTGGCCGGGTGATTACCGCGGAAGAATTTGCTTTTGCTTATGAATTGGCACCGCGCTCTTTAACCAATCTGCCGAGCGATAAGGCGCGCCAGGTTATATTGAATCAGTTGATCGATACGATCACGCTCGCCCGTGAGGCCGAACGTCAAAAATTAGATGACGATCCGCTCTTGCTAAAATCCGTCGATTTTTATACACGCTTGGCTATCAATCGCGAACTGTATCTGAAGCATGTCCGCAAGCCGGTCACAGTCGCGGAAACGGAAGAACGCACCGCTTTCGAACAGCGAAAAACCACGCTGTTCGTCCGGCATTTCGTGAGCGGACAAGCCGACATCGCGCAAAAAGTCTCGTTCGGTACGCGGCAACTTAAACATACGCCACTTTTTCCCGGCGCCCGACAAGTGAATATCCCGTGTTATGGTTTAGCCGACCGGGTCAAGTGGTCCGATATGCCGGCTGATGTGACCGACTTGCTTTATAATTTACCCATGAAGAAACTTTCAGTACCGTTTTTTGACGGCCGGCTGTATCATGTTTTTCAGGTGGTCGAGAAAGAGCGGGAAGTTCTGCTCCGCGAGAATGAGTTTCTAGCAAACCGCGAAAGTATTCATGGAGTATTGAGAAGACGCAAAGAACAAAAAGTCGCCTCGCAGTATGTTCAGCATGTCATGGACCCGCAGAACGTGACTATTAAAGCTGCGGCTCTTAATATACTGACCGCGCATATCTGGAAAAACCGACCGACCAAGAATACGCCGCTTACGCAATATATTTCCAATGAGGAAATAAATACGATCTCATCCGACAGGCGCGACTTTCTGAATGATGACATTGCTGTTTTCAAATCTGGCCGATTGACCGTTGCGGATGTGCTCCTGAATTACAAAGTCAATCCGGTGAAAATTTCATATAAAAGTGAGCGACATCTTCGTGAAAGTCTAAAAAATGCCGTAGGAATGTACGCCCGCGATTGGGTTTTGTCCGAACAGGGCCGGAGGGAGCGGCTGGATCGAAAACCTTCGGTGATTGCTGAAGAACGAAGTCGCCGCGAATATCTTCTGATGCGTAAAATGCTGGCGCATTTAGGGCGCGAATTTTATGACCAATATCCGGATACGACCAATTCGCAGGAACGACTTGAAAAATTTATAACAGATTACAAAGCCAGCTTGTGCTCTGCCGAAAAAATCCATATTTATCGCGATAATCTTATGGCTGTTAAGACAACCGATGAAAGTTTGGCTCGCAAGATCGACTTTGTAGCCTTTCATACACAATAATTGAGGTAAAATATGACGTCAAATGTTAAAAGATTATTTACGATCGTTTTAATTACCGTCTCGGCGATGTACGCTGGTTCAGGAAGACTAACGAATGTCGGAACGACCGCGGCGCCGTTCCTCGAAGTCGGCGTCGGATCACGGGCGATCGGAATGGGCGGCGCTTTCGTGGCCGTTGCGAATGATGTTTCGGCGCTTTACTGGAATCCGGCCGGTATTGCGCGTATGCAAAATGCGGAGGCGGTATTTGAAAGAGTTGAATGGCTGTCTGACATCAGTTTTAATTATCTGGGCGCCGTCATTCCGTTTGGACGGTGGGGATCCGCCGGTGTTTTCTTAGACGCAATGACTGTTCCGAAAATGGCTGTGCGAACGGTTGATTATCCGGACGGAACCGGCGAGGAATTTGACGCTACAAGTTACGCTTTCGGTCTGACGTACTCTTTCGCTTTGACCGATCGGTTTTCAGTCGGTATGACTGGAAAATATATCGAAGAACGTGTCTGGCATGAAAAAGCCCGAAGCGTGGCATTTGACATCGGTACCCTTTACCGGACAAATTTTCGCGGTCTGAGGATTGGCGCGACGATCACGAATTTTGGTCCGTCGATGATGATGGACGGCAGTGACCTAATCATTTACTATGATGCCGATCCAAGTATTGACGGCAATAACGACCGCATCATGGGAAAACTCATCACCGATGAATGGCCTTTGCCATTGAATATGCAAATCGGGCTTGCCTATGATCTACTTGATAGAAAAAATTACCGAATGACGATCACGGCAGACGCTTTTCATCCGATCAATAACACGGAAAGCATCAACATTGGCACCGAAGTCTCGATCCTGGAAATGCTGTATATCCGTGGTGGATTTCAGGCGATTGGACAGTCGGACACCGAAGAAGGCTTAACGTTCGGCGGCGGACTGCGGTATAAAATGTTCGGCCAGTCATACATTAAATTTGACTATGCTTATGCTGACTTCGGGCGCTTGCAGGCGGCCAATCGGTTTACGTTGCGATTGGACTTTTAACCTGGAATCTTCTAACTTCAGTCGATGGTGTCGAGGAGAAAGACAAACCGCAAAACCAACCGAAATAAAGCAATGAGATCTTCCCTTAAAATTTTCCTGATGTTAGTGTTTTTTACAGGGATCGTTATGATTCGAGGATATTCCCAACAAATTCCGATTTCACGCGTTGGGCAGATGCCCAACCTGCCGTCGCCATACCAGATGCGCGACTGGAAACAGGTAGCACGCGGCTATGACAACCTTGTCTTCGACCTGACGCGCACCGGTGATCATCTGCCGCTGGTCTGGATCAACAATAATACTGTGAATTACCCCAATCACTCCAGTTTCGGTCTACATACGGTCGTCGGAACGCATGATCCGGAAAATGCCGAGGCGATCAATGCCCTTCCGGCTGTCATTGGCGCTTCTTTGGTCGGCATCGATAAGAGCGACCAGAATGGCTATAATTGGGTGTTGGGTTGCGAGGAGTGGTTCAATAAACGACCGGATGAGAACGTTTATCTGAATAATTATGTCAGTCAGAGCGGCGACGACTGGTGGTATGCTCTGATGCCGAATGTATTCTTTTACCAATTGTACGATCTTTATCCGGGCACCGGCGATTTTGATTTTCAGTTAACCTCTGTGGCTGATCAATGGCTGAGAGCGGTAGTCGCTATGGGAGGCAGTGCGGCGCCCTGGCATAAACCCTCGATGAACTACCGCGGCTGGTATCTCTCGACGATGAAACCGCACACATCCGGCATAACCGAACCGGAAGCCGCCGGCGCGATCGCCTGGCTTTTATATAATGCCTATATCCAAACCGGACAGGCCAAATATCGCATCGGCGCCGAATGGTGTTTGGAATTTCTCAATTCTTATTCCACTAATCCGTCATATGAATTGCAATTACCATACGGTGTTTACACCGCCGCCCGCATGAATGCCGAACTCGGTACGACCTATGACATTGAAAAAATGGTGAACTGGTGCTTCGACCCGGAAGACAATGCCCGGCAGTGGGGCGTAACGCTCGGCAAATGGGGCGACTACGATTGCCATGGATTAGTCGGCGAAGCCCTTAGTGACGGTTACGCGTTTGCGATGAACGGTTTCGAAATGGCGGGCGCGCTGGTGCCAATGTTGCGCTATGACAGTCGTTTCGCCCGGGCGATCGGCAAATGGATGCTGAATCTGGCTAATGCCTCGCGCCTGTTTTACGCGAATTACCTGCCGGACGACCATCAGGATGGTGAAGTCTGGGCGCATGCGTATGATCCGGAGGCTGTTATTGCCCATGAATCCCTGCGGGAATTTGCACTCTATACTGGCATCAGCCCTTTCGCGACCGGCGACGCGATCGAAGGTAATTGGGGATCTACCAATTTTGCCCTGTACGGTTCGTCGCATGTCGGAATTTTAGGCGGAATTATCGATACGACGAATGTCACAGGAATTTTAAAACTTGATTTGCGCAAGACCGATTATTTTCAGAAAAATGCCTATCCGAGTTACCTTTTTTATAATCCATACGGCGAAATGAAATCAGTTACTCTGGATGCCGGAACGCAAACAGTAGATCTCTACGATGTAGTCACAAAAACTTTTCTTGCTACGGGTGTCACCGGCCAAACCAACATAAATGTTCCAGCAGATAAAGCAATTCTCGCGGTTCTGACGCCTTCCGGCGGAACTGTTCGCTATGCCGGCCAGAAAATGCTGGTGAATGATGTTGTGGTCGATTATCATTCCGGGCAAACGGTGACTAATTATCCACCGCGCATCAAGTCAATCGCAGCCGATTCGACCACGCTCAAGGCTGGTCGGACTTATCAGATTTACTGCACAGCCCATGATCGGGATGCCGACCAACTTCATTTTGAGTGGTTTATTAATGAAGCGGAGGTTGGTATCGATTCATCCGTGATAGAATGGACAATGCCGGAAGAAGACACGACTCTGACAATAACCTGCCAGGTCAGCGACGGCGTCAACGAGCCGGTTTCGGATAGTATTCAAATCCAGGTTTACACCGCGCAGAATCAGCCGCCGATCATTTCCAGTCTGACCGCAACCTCCCGCCGGATCGCGCCGACCGATACGACCTTGATCCGTTGCAGTGCCAGCGATCCCGATGACGATTCATTGGTATTCGATTGGTCGGTCGCATACGGGATACTGCAGAGTGACAGTGCGCAGGCGATCTGGCAGGCGCCAGACTCACCCGGTTATTTTTCAATTAAATGTACCGTAAGCGATCAGTTCGGCGGTGCGACCTCTGATAGCATTCTGATCGTAGTCGGCGATACATCCAGTCATGAGATTGGCGTGCCGGTG
This sequence is a window from Candidatus Marinimicrobia bacterium CG08_land_8_20_14_0_20_45_22. Protein-coding genes within it:
- a CDS encoding laminin G, with the translated sequence MVSRRKTNRKTNRNKAMRSSLKIFLMLVFFTGIVMIRGYSQQIPISRVGQMPNLPSPYQMRDWKQVARGYDNLVFDLTRTGDHLPLVWINNNTVNYPNHSSFGLHTVVGTHDPENAEAINALPAVIGASLVGIDKSDQNGYNWVLGCEEWFNKRPDENVYLNNYVSQSGDDWWYALMPNVFFYQLYDLYPGTGDFDFQLTSVADQWLRAVVAMGGSAAPWHKPSMNYRGWYLSTMKPHTSGITEPEAAGAIAWLLYNAYIQTGQAKYRIGAEWCLEFLNSYSTNPSYELQLPYGVYTAARMNAELGTTYDIEKMVNWCFDPEDNARQWGVTLGKWGDYDCHGLVGEALSDGYAFAMNGFEMAGALVPMLRYDSRFARAIGKWMLNLANASRLFYANYLPDDHQDGEVWAHAYDPEAVIAHESLREFALYTGISPFATGDAIEGNWGSTNFALYGSSHVGILGGIIDTTNVTGILKLDLRKTDYFQKNAYPSYLFYNPYGEMKSVTLDAGTQTVDLYDVVTKTFLATGVTGQTNINVPADKAILAVLTPSGGTVRYAGQKMLVNDVVVDYHSGQTVTNYPPRIKSIAADSTTLKAGRTYQIYCTAHDRDADQLHFEWFINEAEVGIDSSVIEWTMPEEDTTLTITCQVSDGVNEPVSDSIQIQVYTAQNQPPIISSLTATSRRIAPTDTTLIRCSASDPDDDSLVFDWSVAYGILQSDSAQAIWQAPDSPGYFSIKCTVSDQFGGATSDSILIVVGDTSSHEIGVPVAYYVFAGNADDLSGQNNHGTVNGADLTANRFGNPNCAYYFNGTSDNIRVPNSVSLNFTNAITVSFWMNPAALYTDRESYPISHGNYENRWKFSLTTTKKIRWTIKTNASINNGIKDLDSPTVITTDQWYHVVGLYDGTNFDLYVNGELSSHATFSGDIKTTTIDLMIGQVLPNVSTYNFKGTLDDIRIYNYTLSAGEIVELYAEPSAIHGGPEKIPTAFNLSQNYPNPFNPVTTIKYDLPRAVAVKLQIFDLSGRLVQTLVDEHKPAGHYSAVWNAQNVSSGIYLIRLNAGDFTAVKKCVKLK